The window TCACAGatgataattatattaattttattggatttaaTATACCAAAATAAGGAGGTAGTCTAAGTACCGTATGTCCACTATTGAGAGTAATGTCATCAACAACATCTTTCTTTTGAAATTGATTACTTTGAGTAACCTCTAATAATTGATTTTTCGTATATGTCTCTTTAAAATACAAATCTTCCTCATATAAAAATAGTTTGATTTGGGATTTAATCCAAGTAAAATTcggtatttttttttaactaatctGGAATGGTATAAAGCGCTGTCGATGACAATTACGCTGTAATCATAGAATGGGAAGAGGATCTGCAAGCCATCACAGACCACAGTCACATAACCATATTCAATCGAAAACCCACAAAATACACAAACAACACAACACCAAGAATACTCACCACACcaaagaaaacacaaagaaacaCACATACAGAACAACACAACCCTACTCCTTTTACATCCAAAGCAGATACACTTTACTACGATCCTCCATACCCTAATCCCTGCAACCACACCCCCCCGCAAACACAGGACACACTCTCCCCAACACACACTCAACCAACACCATCACCCATACACACACTTATATATACACGCACGACACCTCAATAAACAACACTCTTTCAACCTCAAACAGCCAACACACGAAACACACAACAACCATACGCTTTCCTTAATTACAGAATCGAGCACATCCCCTCAGATATCTGTCAGCAGAGACCTTTCTACCGACTCATCAAAGACCACAACTTCATCCCCCCATTAGACTCAATCAGTCCTTCCATCCCAAAAGGCACCTTCCGTGCGAACTACCGTAACCCTAGACCACCACGACCTCACGGCAAAACTCCGAAAAATCACTCGAGATGACGTCATCTTACTAAACCTAGGATTCAAATCTAGAAAACCCCATACTCCGCATCCCGATCCAAACGATCCACAAAACTTTCAGCTAGTCATAGCCGGAGTCGACCAGCCCAGAAAATTATCGAGGATATCCTATCCGAAAACAGATTTCCTTTCTCCAAAATAGTTCACAAACCAACCCACCTCATATATCAGAGTTTTCATGAACTCTGAATCTAAATTCGCTGATGCACTTTTCGAACTGTTCGAAATGCTGCAAAAGCGGACATCTTAGCAATTAATgcccaaaaaaatcatttatctGTCCAAATTATTAGCTTTAAGAAAAACGCAAAGTGTTTGCTGAACAAGAACTGATATCTTTTTAAATTAGATGTCTTTAGTCCTTCTAATTAGTCCTTTATACACATTTTTTACTATACCTTTGGCAACGTTTTgagatatttaatattttctttgcatTCTACATAGTCATCCTGTAAATTCTCTATAGCAAATTCAAAAgctaatcttttaatttcttttgggCTAATGCCACAAAATATTTTTGCTGCCTCAACAGCATATCTTCAAAAAGCTCTTCTTCTTGTTATTGTGAAAATGTCATTCGAGGCCTTATGTAACTCTTTTCTACCCCTACATCTGGGttggtttgttgtttttttatatatctaagtaAGGAAATCCGGTTAACACTATATTTTTCAACTGCTTGTCTTAAACTCCGACCACGTTCCCTTTTCCTTttataatttctcaccattatctGTAACAAACCCATAAACACACATGCAAAATTCGAAGGGGCATGTTTTGACACtgtcacaatgtgccccaagtctGTCGCCACAACTAGCCCCACGCTATTTTACATAATGCCACTCGCACAGACCTCAACACATCGTATAGAAACCAAACTGTGTCTTACTAGAGAGAAATAAAGAAGTTATTTATTACAACTAAAATAAGTTTCTTACTTTGTGGTTTGAAAGTGGAATACTTTATTACAGCgaaatgatcatcatcatcatctttggctcgacaatcctctgtggatcctggtcTGCTCTCAGATTAGTTTCCATTCTGTTTGGTTTCTGGCAATGTGCCAttttctgatctctagtatcgaAATGATTAAAATGTTATAAAGTAGGAGAAACGAATAACATCACAACCAAAGTACACAATTCTGTGGATCCTAGCGTTGAAgtttataatttttatgttatatctttttttttataaatggtaAAACTTAATCGAATTGTACATGGAAgaaattttttatctcttcctcttTCTTAATAGCAGTGGgtgcatatatttaaataaaattaacttatttGTTAGATGTCACTAACTGAATTATTGTCATTATAAAATAGACCAAAATAGAATAAACATTATCCTTATTTTCGAGTAGGGGATGCaaccaaaaacaaatttattcacatttttTTCTACAAGAATAACAACTCTGTATCGACGATTAAGATAATTGTTTACTATGAATGTTCGATGCCTAATTAAATCTTTATTTGGAGTGATTAAAACATAGATTTTTCCACTTTTAGAATTTAAGGGAGAAACGGTATACCATCTGCATCAAAGTAGTTAGGTCGTGACTAAATATAGTCGACAATACGGTACAGTACAGCCCGAACTTTTTCtttagtcgtcagagacgaaaatatcATTGAAcatttaaaaatcatacgaacacgCAGAATTTTGTTGAGAATATCATTTTGGGGCTCCAaagaagatacaaaaaagtttaccactcctacttccgggcttcctcctaaaaccctCCCTCGTAgaggtcttcttcttctcgtagcactacaacccggggtgggttttggctaactgcacaacttgcttctaTCTTGAACGGTCGTTCATAATAGTTGGGACAGTGGGTAGctccattgttcttagatctgaccatatattgtctcttcatcgcattcgtggacgtcctaagggtcttcttcctgtgggggcttcttTCCATATTaccttggcaaggcggttattagggagtccaTGAACATaaccagcccatcttagacgttgggatttagtTAATCTCTTGGAGTTTATCGCTCGCTTTATACAtttgcttgacctcagcatttgttcgcATTCCGTATTGATTGCTATTAAtatcgtgataaggcccaaagattcttctgaggattttcctctcaaaacatctaagttttctttcagtttctttggtcagggtccacgtcttaCACCCATACATGCCCATCGGTCTAATCACccttttatatattctaatttttggtgttcgtgttaggcttttagatttaatagtattgtggagtccctattctatctcgtcccttttgtctgttgatgcacatgtatttgtttttctcttcgtttacccttagacCAGCTTTCTTTGCCTCTAACTCCAATTTAtcaaaagtctccttcacattgctgactgtgtttcccacaatgtcaatgtcatctgcgtatgctagtagtaattttggtccatttactgtcagtaattctgttttaagttgtggtgcacttactactttctccaggatgatattaaagagaagAGGTGACAGcacatctccttgtttcaggccactgcttattttAAAAGATTCTGAGAGATTGTTACCTATCCGTATTCTGGATCTACAGCTCTTCACACAtagcttaacaagctggataagtttttttgggaCTGAAAATTCTGCCATtgaatctatgaagagattatggatagttttattgaattcccatcctttttcaagcagctgtcttagagtaaagatctgatctatggtcgatctatgttttctaaagccggcttggtattcccccatgaaattttctacaaacggtgtcagcctacttaataggatgctcgctaagattttatatgccgtattaagtattgagatgcctctataattagagcacttggttttgtctccctttttatgaaTGGGGATTAttactaataataattattattattattttctcttctttccatataagtgttattagtttgtgtatttgtctatgtatCTCCTTcgtacttaaggaattcagccagtatattgtcagagcctggggcttttccgttcttcaatttgttaattgcttgcaatgcTTCATCTATTTTGGGGTCCTCTGTCGGTAGGTCTAccccaaaaatatatattttctccatgttcttccTCTTGATGCATGTTtagtaaagttttaaaatattcttgccatgtttggagcagttctttttcatttattattaattcatcattttttctgagtacagacaCGCATCAAGGTCTGAAGCCTTTCATTTCGTTTgacactgatttgtaaaatgctcgaatatttgactgttgcctattcctttccatttcttcatatttctgtCGTTCGTACCTCGTAGAGGTGACAAACTGGAAAGATCGATGTACCAAAGGAATCAGGGTAGAACAATGATATCCCCTGTATGGTATTAGGAGATAAACCAAGGCTCGTGTATGGCATTGGCGCATCCCTGTAGTCGATCTGTCACCTATCGGGATCATAGAGGAGTATCTCCCCGTTATCCGCTTGAATatcttatcgacaaaaatcaaaatgcgttttcaAGGTGAAAAGTGAAGATTTCGtttacaatttttgtattttgccgaaggtgaagtcagtttctataaagctgcgAAAtcaataaacgttgcgcgatttttggcattttttgcgattctcatgagatcaataaaatttatcacttctattgaccggtcactataaaatataatagtataaaatttcgattttgattgttggcaacaaatatgagcatttcaaatatgcctaaaaaacacAGGATTTACATAATCACATTAAAaatgatctaaaacatttaaaacggTTTTTTTCCTTGCACAAGTACATTTATTCAAACTACACAACTACAAACTTCACCCAATGCCGTCATCGTAAAAGTATCTTTGTGACGtaatattgtttttaatgtaaaagtttaaattaagcgTTTTTTAGTTGCCTCATATTTATTGCCaaaagaacaaattaaaatttcatgctataagtTTTGAATATTaagctctaacaatggaaattccacagCAACCGatcaatggaagtgatacattttattgatcttttGAGCAAAAATcgctcaatatttattttttaacatctttatcgtcactgacttcatttgcggcaaagtACACCAAATGCCTACGAAACCTGTACTCCttatctttaaaacgcattttaattGTTTTCGATAGAACACTCTGTTTTGTGTTAAAATTCAACTTGTTTGTCTCTTTTTAGGGATTAAATCTCTGATGACTGAACAGTTTAAATAAAAGTAATTACAAATTCCAAAATTATCAGACAATTGtgaaatttttagtttatttttttttaaaatcttatcATTATATGTTATTCAAATGTTGTTCCGAAGCCAATTACGAATTAATTGATATTACTAAGGTGAATTTTTAAGCAACTTATTTAATAcgtataataatattaatttaaaaattaagtttaCGTTGTTGTATATAAACGAGGTTTAAGCATATTCAATTACAGCTCAATAGctattttataagttttaaattatGTCTCACTCATCGTATTGATGTAATTGAAttgaaatttctaattttttatacTGTTTCCTGTTAAATTTGCACATTATTTTGATGGGTGCTTTCCTATTGTTGCAGGCACAATGATGACGAATCATTCTGGTCCAACGCCAGTGTAAACGATTGGGTCAAAGAAATGGGAGGTATGCGAGTCATCACCGAGAAGTTCGCCAATATTACCGACAACAGCGTAGTCGGAGTAAGAGCTCCATATCTAAGAGTGGGAGGTAACAACCAATTTACTATGATGGAAGAAGAAGCATTCTTATACGACTCCACTATCACCGCACCCTTAAATAACCCACCGCTATGGCCCTATACTATGTATTTCAGAATGCCACATAGATGTCACGGAAACCTCCAAAATTGCCCAACAAGATCGCATGCAGTATGGGAAATGGTACTTAATGAACTAGATAGAAGAGAAGATCCTGAAAATGATGAGTATTTACCAGGTTGTGCCATGGTTGATTCTTGTTCCAACATTCTTAGTGGAGATCagttttataactttttaaatcatAATTTCGATAGGCATTACAATGAAAACAGAGCTCCCTTGGGTCTTTACTTCCATGCCGCTTGGTTAAAAAATAATCCTGAATATTTGGACGCTTTCCTTTACTGGATAGATGAAATTCTCTCAAACCATAATGATGTATATTTTGTAACAATGACACAGGTTATTCAATGGATCCAAAATCCTAGAACCGTCTCCGAAGCCAAAAACTTCGAACCATGGAGGGAAAAGTGTGTAGTAGAAGGAATCCCAGCCTGTTGGGTACCTCATAGCTGTAAGCTTACTTCTTCCGAAGTACCCGGAGAAACTATAAATCTCCAAACTTGCGTAAGGTGTCCAAATAACTACCCATGGTTAAATGACCCAACCGGTGACGGTGTCTTCTAAGTCAGCTCTAGTTGAATTTGTAGGGTAGTATTTGAAAGCAGAGCTGTCCACAATATTATGGGCAGCTAGTGATCAAACGTTACAatatttcgtatttattttttagcaaTGACTGGTATGCGTGATCTTGTTGTTATAATAAAAACTAAGAATTAGACTGTTAAACAGATGCTCGAAGCATAGTGAGTCTCACGTTTTATGTAATATACACTCCTActagatatttttgtaaaaaatgtatttttgtatgttttatagaaacgaaataaaaattatttcaacagtatttttaatttccttttgTAAATGTTTACCATAATTTGGTCATGACGAATATTCCTCATAAAAACAAAAGTATTGAGTTGAGTTTTTGAAAATGGAGCTGAAACTTACAATTGAACGTTTAAAGGGTAAGTGTTAATATTACTCATAGTACTTGCTTAAgttcaaaatgtttaaaaaaatgataaattaaagaaaaagaagtgacTCTATTTTAACTGATAAACTGAAGTTAAATGATAAAGACGGTGATGGCAGAATGTACCTCTCTTATTCAATCAAACTTATAGATTCCTCCCTTATCTATTAAATGCCTCTATTAAATTGTCACTCATTGATGCACAAACAGAATAAAATAAACGTCCTCTTGCAATGTGGTCTTTGCTCACTAATAGTTAAGTATTGACTGAGCAGCAGTGTGTTAAGTTTATAGTATACAGTAATAAGTCCAGAAGTAAGTAATTGATGctatactcgttttcatcgttcttggcgtgtgcctgaaataagctactacgaaatttttaatattcgtctctctctgatacacagatgcgtaattcaattgtgcgagtcaagttcgtcatggtaaagtgcgatgagaagggaatgaagagaccactcacgtctcccagtattgtagcaataacaccgatgcgtttggccgatacggtgtcggtgataaattcggcctctttacgaatacagatagctggcagtgacgtgtttttttttatcatgttaccctgatctgtgcaggtttgaagtagctgatgaaatagtttttataagtaaaccgtttttaattaattaatagtttgagctcttactgtgtggaatttcattacataaaataatactctcgacaccttaaaaattccagtttattataaattaactctctctcttccgaaaccccattgcaataatgacttgtggcattgttcttgaatgagctggctaataggtttataattgtagcaattaccattgatattttatgttgttttagtcgattttagtcagtcattgttggaatttgttctgaacagttttacttattattttttgttgtgaataactaattgttctatttaataaaaaaaatgccgggaaaaacgataacaggagaaatgcgacaatgtgtagttcatttattggagtattttaaaaaagaaaaagaaaacaacggacctttgctttcgttatcatcggtacatgaacgagtagcggacgctttgaaaatcagtcttcgcacagtgacaagaataaagagtgaatacaagacaggggcagctcttactacaccaggagagtcacgtaatgtacaaaaaaaagactaatgatgtcaacaatactataaaaggagagattagaaatgtactgtatggcatgaaagcaaaaggagagcacgttacaattaaagttctaaatacacaattaagaaacaagcatctctatgacagttc is drawn from Diabrotica undecimpunctata isolate CICGRU chromosome 5, icDiaUnde3, whole genome shotgun sequence and contains these coding sequences:
- the serp gene encoding chitin deacetylase 1, with the translated sequence MAYFATFFLVALVASSGLAQQQTKEDEPKKEESFESEICKDKDAGEWFRLVGGEGDTCRDVIQCTSSGLQAIRCPAGLYFDIEKQTCDWKDSVKNCKLKNKERRVKPMLFTDKPVCNEGELACGDGQCIERGLFCNGEKDCQDGSDETTCDIDSDPNSAPSCDPAVCVLPDCFCSEDGTAIPNDLPAKDVPQMITITFDDAINNNNIGLYKNIFSGERKNPNGCQIKATFFVSHKYTNYSAVQEMHRKGHEIAVHSISHNDDESFWSNASVNDWVKEMGGMRVITEKFANITDNSVVGVRAPYLRVGGNNQFTMMEEEAFLYDSTITAPLNNPPLWPYTMYFRMPHRCHGNLQNCPTRSHAVWEMVLNELDRREDPENDEYLPGCAMVDSCSNILSGDQFYNFLNHNFDRHYNENRAPLGLYFHAAWLKNNPEYLDAFLYWIDEILSNHNDVYFVTMTQVIQWIQNPRTVSEAKNFEPWREKCVVEGIPACWVPHSCKLTSSEVPGETINLQTCVRCPNNYPWLNDPTGDGVF